The window TTTCGACCGCTTCAGTGATGTATGGCGAATCGTCGACTGGGGGAGTTGCGGTGACTCGCTTCTGCGCGGGGGGCTGATACCCGCCGGAGGGTTTTGCTTGATACGAGACAGCCGAGCGGGGAGCCTGCGCAGGCTGACCGGAAGTGACCCCTTCGCTCTTGAGGATTTTAAGTAGCTCGTCCACCGGAACCACGTCATCAAGACCGTTCATCTTTAATAGCGCCATCTCCAGCACGGAGAGGTCGTTGCTTGCCATCTTCCCCTGGTACTCCGCCTTCGTGAGGAGGTCGTAGAACTGCTGTAGTTTGGTCGGGGAGACGTTCTTCACCATCTCCTTCATTAACACTATCCGCTCCGGGGTCTCCTGGATGATGCTTTCCGGCTTAGGGATAAGTTTTACTATCGTAAGCTCGCGAACAGCCTCAAGCATTTCGCGCAGGATAACCGCCGTGTCGTATCCGGTATAGTAGAGGTCGTGAAGTTCAGCGAGAGTTTTCTCGGAATCCTTCACGAACAGCGAGTTTATTATCGACCAAATCCTGTCGCGCGATACCAGGCCGAGTACCATGCCGACCTCTTCCTCCCCAATCTCGCCGTCGCTGTATGAGACAAGCTGGTCCATTAGGGATTCGGCGTCCCTCATGCTCCCCTCGGCGCGTCGGCTTATCATCTTTAATGCGGTGTCGGTGACGGAGAGCTTCTCCTTGTCGGCGATCGCCTTCAGTTTTTCGGCTATCTGAAGTTCGGAAAGAGCGCGGAACTCGAAACATTGGCAACGGCTCAGTACCGTTTCGGGGATCTTTGTAAGCTCCGTGGTGGCGAATATGAAGAGGGTATGCGGAGGCGGCTCCTCGAGAGTTTTTAGGAAAGCGTTGAACGCCGGTTTCGAGAGCATATGCACCTCGTCAACGATGTATATCTTCATCCTGCATTTCGCCGGGGCGTACTGTAGCGCCTCGCGTATCTCTCTTATGTCGTCTACGCCGTTGTTGGAGGCGCCGTCTATCTCTATCACGTCGATGGATGAACCGCTTACTATCTCATTGCATATGGCGCACTCGCCGCACGGCGCGACGGTCGGCCCTTTCTCGCAGTTTATGGAGCGGGCGAGTATGCGGGCGAGCGAGGTTTTGCCGACCCCCCTTATGCCGGAGAAGATGTAGGCATTCGGGAAGCGGTTGAGCTTGATGGCGTTTTGAAGTGCGCGGACGATGTGCTGCTGTCCCGAAACGTCGGCGAAGGTGAGGGGTCTCCATTTCCTTGCGAAAACAAGGTAGTTGCCGGAAGATTTAGCGTTATCAGTTTCCATAAGCGGGACCATGCACCCCAATGCAAATATCGATTGTAGGAAAGAGCCTCCAACATTAAATTATGCCGGGCACCCTTACAGCGCCCCCGACACACCGCGTACCGCTGCTTCCTTCCGGATCTGACGGGGTTAACAGGGTCGAGTCGCGTAAGACCCGGCAAGGAGATTTTACCAAAGTGGCGGTGGATAGCAACCGCAATAATCGGGAGGAGTGGGTTTCACGCATTGCCCTGGTAGCGCAGACTTCAGTCTGCGTGAATTTCGGTATCGTAGCCTTCAGTCTGCGTATATTTCGGTAGCACAGACTTTAGTCTGAGTGTATTTCGGTAGCGTAGACTTCAGTCTGCGTTTGCCCCGCCTTCACCTTGTCATTCCCTCAAAGTTGGGTTTCAGAGGTTCTATGCTTTTGCGAAACTGGATCCCCGCATGCGCGAGGATGACAGTAATGCCTATCTGCTAATTCTTTCCCGTAATTTTCTTCTTCAGTGTTGCGTAATATTTTTTTGCGAAGGCGAGCTCCTCTTCCTTCGAAGCGAAGACGTTCTTCAGATTTTCGATCCTCAGCGTGTCCAGAACCTTCCCTAGAAGAGGGCCGGGCTCCATTCCGGCTTTTATCAAATCGTTGCCGCTTAGCATCGGCTTTATGTTCCTTATGGTCGTCATGAATTCGGCGACCATCCGTTTCCGGTTTCTCCCTTTCACCGCCGCCATTATGAGTATCAATGTTTCCGGCTCCAGGCCGACTAGCGCCTGATATACCTCCACCGGTTTGTTAAGCGAGAGGGTATTGAACTCCTTCATCTGTTCCCACCCCTTGCACTTCTGCTCGACGTAATGTTTCGTAGGATGATTTTCAAATCCGAGACGCCTGAAAAACTCTGCCGTCGCCGTTCGCGTGAGATTCGCCGAAAGGGAGTAGAGGTATACGAGCCATTTCCGCAATTTCTCCTCCTCGAAGGTGAGGTCGTGCCAGGCGATCGCCTCCTTTGCATGTTCGACGAGGGAGTGGGTTGCGTGGTCGTACTTTATATTTGGTTGCAGGAAGCGCCATAGACCGAGATCCGCTATCCGTTTGGTCGCCCGCTCGACATGCTCCTCCTTGAAGATGTTCTGCAGTTCCCCCATCAGCCGGCTCCCTGAGACCTTGTTGAGGAGTTCCTTCTTGGCGGCAAGTTTCAGCAGATTTTCGGTCTGCGATCCGAGCGCAAAATGGAACCGCTCCGAGAAGCGGATCGCGCGGAAGATCCTTGTCGGGTCCTCAACGAAACTGAGGTTGTGAAGGACGCGCAACATTCCGTCGTTCAGGTCCTGCTGTCCGCCGAAGAAATCTATCAGCCTGTTCTTGTCCTTTCCGTTCAGCTTTATCGCCAGCGCGTTGATGGTAAAATCGCGCCGGAAGAGGTCGTTCTTTATCGAGCTCATCTCGACTATCGGGAGGGCGGCAGGCTCCGGATAATATTCGGTTCGGGCGGTTGCGACATCTATCTTCTTCCCCATGCTGAGAAGCATGACCGCTGTCTTGAACTTCTTGTGCGTCTTTATCCTTCCGCCATGTATTTCCACGAACCGCTCGGCGAACTCAATTCCGTCACCCTCTATGACAATATCGAGGTCGAGGTTCTTTCGCCTCATAAGGAGGTCGCGCACGAATCCGCCGACGGCGTAGGCTGTAAATCCGAGTTCCGAGGCGGCATCGCCAACCGCTTCGAGAAGTTTGTGAATCTCATCCGGGAGGCGCTCCTTCATCAGCCCCGTGAGGGAACGGGCAACGTACCGCTGTACCTTCCGTTCGGGGTGCAGCATTGTGGAGGGTGATTTCATAAAGTCGGAATAGATGGCACGCATTACGTCCAGACGTCCGACGATGCCGAGGAGCTTTCCACTGTCGTCGACTACAGGGACGATCTTCTGCCTCTGGCGGATGACTATATCCTTCACATTCTCGTACGAAGCGTTAAGAGGAATGGTGGCAAACTCGGTCTGCATGTAATCCCGGACTTCCGATTTACCCAGATTATGGGAGAGCGCTTTTTCGACCAACTGGCGCGTGATGATGCCGACTGGTTTTCCGCTCTTTAGCACCGGCATTGAATTTATATTCTGCCGGGTGAGGAGGATCTCCACATTTTCGAGGCTCTCCTTTTCACCAGCGGAGACGACAGGGGCGACCATCATCTGTTCCGCGGAAGGGGCCGGGGGGATGATCTTTTCAAGAGTATTGATGAGGGTGTCCTGCGCCTCCTTCATGAGCATATTTCGGATGGTGGCCGATGCGGCGTTTGTGTGACCCCCACCGCCGAATTTTGCCGCGACCTGTGAAGCGTCGAGTGCGGCTATATTACTGCGACCGATAAGGTGTAGCCGAGCTTCCATTTCGACTATCACAAAGAGCGCGGAGATGTTCTCCATCTCCTTCAGGGTGTGGATAACTGCCGCCAGGTCACCAACATATCTGTCCGCTTTTGCGAATGCAACGACGACTTCCACTCCATTAATGACATGATATTCGAGACGGTTCAATAGTTCATGGAGCATGGAGATCTGCTCCGCGCTGAGGGTTCTTTGCAGGAATTCGGTTATCACCGGGAGTGTAGCCCCCAGGCCGAGGAGGTATTCGGCGGCGCGGAAATCCTCCGGGGTAGTTGAGGTGAAGGTTAGGTATCCCGTATCTTCATATATTCCTAGCATCATAAGGGTCGCCTCTTCGGGGGAGAGGGGTATCCCTTTCTCGCGTACTATTTCGAGCATCAAGGTTGTGTTCGCCCCTCTCTGTTCGATGCGTCCAACTTTAAAAGTGATATCCCCGGAATCCTTCGGGTGGTGGTCGTACACCTCGACCTTGATGTTGGGATCGTCGCAGAGTTTTCCGAACGGGCCGAGCCGCTCCTTGGAGGTGGTGTCGACTATAACCAGTTTGGTCACTTTTGAAAGGTCGAAATTCTTGAGGCGGCGGATCGGGAGATGGTGGTCGCTCCTTTCAAGGTAGGTTCGGACGTTCTTCTCCTGGGAGCCGGGGAAGATTATGATCGCGTCCGGGTATAGCTTGCATGCAACCATCATGGAGGCGAGGCAATCGAAATCGGCGTTTACATGTGTGGTGATGACAATCATTACCTAACTCTAACAGGAGGTGTAAGATTTTTAAATGGCATCGTTATTTTCCTCTATGGGGCTGAAATGCCACAAATGAAGCAATGAGGTAAATTAAGGCTCCTATCAGGAGGACATTGGAGAATCCAACCAGGTATGCGAGGAGCGGGGCGGACGATGCGCCAAGTACCGAAGCGAACCCGTTAGCGGCCATCCCCCAAGGTATGATGTAATCCGAGATCGATCCGGCAACTCTCAGACCGAGCGGGTATGGAAATCCCAAAATGAAACCGGTTACAGCAACCATCAAGATGAAGAGCAGGTTCATCAGAGTGAAATTCATGTTCTGCATGTTTGCAAAAACCGATTTGAACAAAAAGCAGTCGATTATCAGTATTATTGCAATGGAAACCGTTATTTTTTGATGAAATTGCACCTTTTTTGAAAAATAGCCTCCGATAGCTGACGAGAAGAGCATAACAGGGACAACAAACGCAAAAGATTTCACAGGCCCCCCCAGAAATAGAACTCCTTTTTGGATGAAAACCATCTCAACAAGCATATATCCGGCGCCGAGGGAGAAAAAGTAGGTTATCCAGTTTTTTGGCAGAGGTTCGGCAGTTTTTCGAATGAGTGGAAGGAGAAGAAGGAAAAGCGAAAATAGTCCTGTCTGGGCGATGATCAAAATATCCATCCCTCCACCGGTAAGGATCGGGAGCCACCTCCCGTCGAAGGCTTTTACCGTTTCTGGGATACGCGAAAATTTGAGGAAATTTTCAAAGAATGGGGCGTCGTCAGTTGGCGGGTCGGTATTGAAAAGCGTCTCTTTTCCGTTTTTCAAATCCTGTATGGCCATAAAGTAGATCGGCTCTCTGAATTCAACATTTCGGTTTGTATCATTTTCGGAGATACCCGGGAAGTAGACAGGATCGAGAAACAGACCATCGGCAATCTCTCTCAGCCTCGAGATCTGTTCTTTTGTAAAGGTTGAGTTTTGGTAGATGAGGGTGAAGGTCCCCCATGATCGGAAGGCGACAACCTTGTTCCATCCGTCAGATGATGCGCTGACAAAAAGTTGTACAAGTGTATTTTCAACCCTTGGCGGTGGAAGTAGCGGAACGGCCACCGTCAAAATTCCGTCAGCAGTG is drawn from Nitrospinota bacterium and contains these coding sequences:
- the dnaX gene encoding DNA polymerase III subunit gamma/tau, whose protein sequence is METDNAKSSGNYLVFARKWRPLTFADVSGQQHIVRALQNAIKLNRFPNAYIFSGIRGVGKTSLARILARSINCEKGPTVAPCGECAICNEIVSGSSIDVIEIDGASNNGVDDIREIREALQYAPAKCRMKIYIVDEVHMLSKPAFNAFLKTLEEPPPHTLFIFATTELTKIPETVLSRCQCFEFRALSELQIAEKLKAIADKEKLSVTDTALKMISRRAEGSMRDAESLMDQLVSYSDGEIGEEEVGMVLGLVSRDRIWSIINSLFVKDSEKTLAELHDLYYTGYDTAVILREMLEAVRELTIVKLIPKPESIIQETPERIVLMKEMVKNVSPTKLQQFYDLLTKAEYQGKMASNDLSVLEMALLKMNGLDDVVPVDELLKILKSEGVTSGQPAQAPRSAVSYQAKPSGGYQPPAQKRVTATPPVDDSPYITEAVEKPAAPRAPGEVDWNSIKGSASGFLATALANTTLVVNGENATLFYPHGDEYVANQCQRNKEFIETEINKHAGRKMTLSFQAGEPVASEKKKSNGIDNAAKLEILKDPLIAKAIDIFEGRPEFEE
- a CDS encoding CBS domain-containing protein; its protein translation is MIVITTHVNADFDCLASMMVACKLYPDAIIIFPGSQEKNVRTYLERSDHHLPIRRLKNFDLSKVTKLVIVDTTSKERLGPFGKLCDDPNIKVEVYDHHPKDSGDITFKVGRIEQRGANTTLMLEIVREKGIPLSPEEATLMMLGIYEDTGYLTFTSTTPEDFRAAEYLLGLGATLPVITEFLQRTLSAEQISMLHELLNRLEYHVINGVEVVVAFAKADRYVGDLAAVIHTLKEMENISALFVIVEMEARLHLIGRSNIAALDASQVAAKFGGGGHTNAASATIRNMLMKEAQDTLINTLEKIIPPAPSAEQMMVAPVVSAGEKESLENVEILLTRQNINSMPVLKSGKPVGIITRQLVEKALSHNLGKSEVRDYMQTEFATIPLNASYENVKDIVIRQRQKIVPVVDDSGKLLGIVGRLDVMRAIYSDFMKSPSTMLHPERKVQRYVARSLTGLMKERLPDEIHKLLEAVGDAASELGFTAYAVGGFVRDLLMRRKNLDLDIVIEGDGIEFAERFVEIHGGRIKTHKKFKTAVMLLSMGKKIDVATARTEYYPEPAALPIVEMSSIKNDLFRRDFTINALAIKLNGKDKNRLIDFFGGQQDLNDGMLRVLHNLSFVEDPTRIFRAIRFSERFHFALGSQTENLLKLAAKKELLNKVSGSRLMGELQNIFKEEHVERATKRIADLGLWRFLQPNIKYDHATHSLVEHAKEAIAWHDLTFEEEKLRKWLVYLYSLSANLTRTATAEFFRRLGFENHPTKHYVEQKCKGWEQMKEFNTLSLNKPVEVYQALVGLEPETLILIMAAVKGRNRKRMVAEFMTTIRNIKPMLSGNDLIKAGMEPGPLLGKVLDTLRIENLKNVFASKEEELAFAKKYYATLKKKITGKN